GTGATATGGCCAGGCCGGCCCACTGCGGAAACTGCGTGGCCACGAGGCGCCCTACCAGGGGCGTGTCGATGTCGAACTCGTCAGCGTGCATCTTGCTTTTGGGCATCTGCCTGAGCGTAATACGCTCAGGCAGATGCCGACGTCCATCAATGTGCCTACGTCAGGTGACCGTTACAGCGTGGCGGTGCAGGTACTGGCAACGTTGCCGTTCTTGGCGTTGATTTCGACCTTGCGGGTGCCCAGGTCATAGTCGAAATCAATGAGGATGCGTCGATCGCCGACGTAGTCGTCCAGTTCCCACATCAGGAGATTGGCATCCTTGCGGTACGTATATGCGAAGTATGCCTTGCTGCTGGCCGTATGCGAGAACTTGCTGGACGGGCTGTCGTAAGTGATGGACAGGTTGTCACCGACGGTGAACGTACAGACGCTCCCGGCCAGGGTCTTGCCGACCACACTGCCTTTCAGGCAGTTGGCCACCTCGCGGTCCTGAGAGTTGTTGGACTCCGGGCACGAGGTCAGCATCGCGTGTGTGAGGGTGCCGCTGCTGGAGCCGGGACCGGTTCCTGTGCCGCTGCCACTTCCGGTGCCGGGCGTCGTCGTGGTGCCACCGCTGCCCCCACAGGCGCTGAGCGCGGGGACGAGCAGGAGAGTCAGGGTGAGTGCAAATCGCTTCATGCAGTTCCTCCAAGAGTTCGGCACGGGCAACGGCCCCGCTCCAGGACCGTGAAGTGAGGTGATGGGCAGGTATCCCGCGCCGACCGAACCAATATGACGTCGGGCTGCTTGCATACGAATATGCATCTGCAAGCAGGGGAAGTTCGTTTTATCCTGCGTGGCGTGACGGCAACCGAAGCGAAACTCAGACCTGTGCGGGTCATTTCACCTGAAGTGGCCAAGGTCTTCCAGAACGTCCGTGAATTTCAGATGCTGCTGCATTTCATGCCCGTGTACGGCTCGACGGTGAGCAGTCTCGCCGACGCCTTTGGGCTTGCCTTGCACGCCGCTTTTCGCAAAGTCAAGAAGTTCGAACGGCTTGGCCTGCTGAGCGTGCTGCGCGAAGAACGTCGCGCCGGACGTGCGGTTCGTCATTACATCTGCCGTGAGCATTCCTTTTTTCTTCCTCGTGAACTGCTTTCCCTGGAAGAGCAGATGCGTGAAACCTTCGAGCCGTACCACGAACTGATGCGTCAGCAGCTTGCCCTGGCTTCTACCACCGGTCCCAACCCTGTCGCGGGCCTGATCTTTCAGGCGCGTCACGACGGTCTCTGGTTGATTCCCGCCAACGCCCACGCACAGAAGTGGGACCCGAATGTGCCCGGCACTCCCGCTTTTTTTCACGGCAGTGGGCCGCTGTTGCTCGACTACCCGCAGGCCAAAGCGCTGGAACGCGAACTGTACGAACTCTTGGATCGTTACCGCACCCACCAGGGCAGCGGCTTGTACCTCGCGCACGCCTTTCTGACGCCCGTGGTCGGGGTTTCCAACTTCACCTTTCCGCACGCCGGGTACACGAAGCTCGTCTGACAACGGGACGCGAAGCTGCGCCGTCCGGCCTGCACACCCCCGCAGGTCCTTTCAGGGTGTCACCGGGATCTGCAGGCGAAACCCCAGCCCGCCCGCGCTTCGCACCAGGCCGTCAGCACCCGCTTTGCGCAGCTTTCTGCGCAGACTCATCAGATTCACATCGATACGGCTGGTGTCTTTGGGGATCTCGCCACGGGTCGTGTCACAGCTCAGCTCTTCACGCGTCAACGCTCTACCGGGCTGCCGGACAAGTTTCAGCAGGATGTCAAACTCCTGAAGATTCAGCTTCAGCTCCTGGCCTCGCCACCTTGCTTCCCTGCGCTGCGGATGCAGCGCCAGCGCACCAAGCCGAATCACAGCCTCTTCTTTCAGCAGCTGCTCCACGCGCGCCCGCAGGGTGGACGCAGCGCACGACCCGATGACCTCTTTTTTTCCAGTGGCGTCCTTGAAAGTCAGGGTGCAGGATTCGCCGTTCAGGTCCGTCAGCAGCAGCACCGGCACCTGAACTTGGCGCCACTGCCCGAACACCTGGTGAGCAGTGCTGTCCTGATCGTCCGCACCGAGCAGGACCAGATCGGCGTCCGTATCCAGGGTGTTCACGGTCAGGGCAGCACTTCGGATGCGGTGTCCAGCGTCGCGCAGCAAGGCCGTGAACATGTCCCGCCGCTGCGTATTGTCATCGAGCACCAAGACGGTTTTCATTGCGCCCCACTCCTTTCCCACGAACGGACCTGGCGGTGGACGGGCCCCTGGGGCCGGTTTTCAATCGGCGGCGTCGGCGAGGTAGCGCTCCAGCGCGTGCTCCAGACTCGGCATGACTTGACCACGCACGCTGCCCAGGGCGCTGTAACGCGGTCGCGGCGCGATCCAGCCAATGGAGGTGCCGTGGACACCCCGCACCGCTTGCGCAGACATTCCGCGAGCTTCGGCCACCATTCTCGTGAAATCTGCCCAGGTGGTTTCTCCACGATTCACGAGGTGCCAGGTGCCCCGTTCACCGTCCACCAGCAAATCGAGGCTGGTGTGAACGAGGTCCGGCAGGTACGTCGGCGAGAAGCGGTGTTCACGGTCGAGCGAGACTGCCCCGCCCGCCCGCAGGACCTGGACTGCCTTGCTCAGCAGGTCCTGCTCACCACTCGCGCCGAACAGTTCGCTGCTGCGCACGATCAGCGTGCCTGGATGAAACGCCAGCGCTTGCCGTTCGGACTCGAGCAGCGTACGCCCGTAAACGTTCAGGGGGCCGGCAGGATCGTGCTCTTCATACGGAGCGTGCCGGTCACCGGCGAACACTTGATCCGACGAGAAGGTCAACAGCTGGATGTCATGCTCGGCGCATGCACGTGCCAGGACTGCGAGACCCACCGCGTGCCGCTGCCAGAACGCCCGGCGCTGATGTTGTGCTTCCTCGATCTGGCCGTACGCGCCCGCGTTCACCACGGCCCACGGTTGAAACTGCCGCAGGGCGGTCCTGACTGCTGCAGCGTCCGTTACATTCAGTTCATGCTTGGACAGGCACCGATGCGTGAGGCCGCGTTCGAAACACAGCGCACTGAGGGCCGCGCTCAAGCGGCCCTCGCCCAGAATCAGCAGGGGCCGGGCGAAACCCGTCGTGTGCGCTTGCGGGGTGGATGCTCCTACCACCGGATAGAAGAAGCGGTCAGGTCGTTCCCAGAAACCCGGAGAGGCCAGCACCGGATGCTGAGGTTCAACGCCCGAAGCGCGCGCCCGGAGGAGTTGCGCCAGCGCGGTGGGTCGCGGTGACAGACCCCGCACGTCGAACGCGCCAGGTTCGTAATGGCCTTTGAATTCGGTGTGCAGGGTGTTCCAGTCGAAGCTGCCCAGAATCGCCCAGGACGTGACCGCGCGAATGTCGGCGCCTTCCGAGCGGACCCGCTTGGCCGCTTGCCAGAACTGATCGAACCAGCGCAGCTGTTCCTCGCGGGTGCTTCCCAGGTGCGCCTCGGTGATGGCGACGGGAATTTCGTAGCGTTGCCAGACTTCTCGCAGCAACTTCTCGATGCCCGCGAGGTCCTGATAGACCCGCACGGCCTCCACGTCCGCGTGCGTCGGACCGCACTGGTGCGCCGGGTAGCGTTCCTTGCGCTCGTCGAGAAAACGCTCGCTCGTCACGTAGTAATCCACGCCCACAATGTCCGGTGGGCAGGGATTCTGGGCGAACCACGCCAGCTCTTCGGGCGTCGCGCCTGAGCTGAGGAGATAGGCCCAGAGGGCGTGCTCCTCGTTCACGCGGCCGCACAGCAGGTCGTACGCGAGCCAGCGCCGTTCGTTTTGAAAGTCTGCTTCGTGCTGCATGGCGGGCGTCGCGTGCGCTTTGCCCAGGTCGTCGGTCTGCACGAGTTGCGCGTCGGGTCGCACTTCGCGAATGGCCCGCATCGCCAGCACCGTTCCCTTGCATTCGTTGAGCAGCATTCGTACGAAACTCTCGTCGCTTTTGTGGTGTGGATACCACACGCCGTACAGCCCGCTGAACCGCGCGGTGGTGAGGGGCTCATTGACAGGCGTGTACGCTGTCAGCCACCCGTACCGCTCGGCCACCTGGCGCGCGTAAGCCGCCAGTTTCTCGGGAAACTCCGGATCGAGCATGTCGGTGTACGTCGGGCCGCTGCCGTGGTGAAGCAGGGTCGCGATGGGCTGCAGATTCAGTTCACGCAGCATCTGCAGCCGCTCGTCGGTCCACGACCAGTCGAGCAGGTCCGGACGTTCAGGTGCGACCTGTTCCCACAGCACCGGATATCGAATCCTTTTGGCCCCCAGCCCTGCGAGCATCGTGAGGTCTTCCTGACGGCGGTCATGGCCGCACACGGTCAACTGATTCAGGTAACGGTCCTGCACCCGGTTGAGCGTGCATTCCACACCAATCCACAGTTCGAGCGGACGCTGCTCCTTGGGGGGTTGACTCGGGTTCGCATTCATGCAGACTTCCGGATAGCCTGCAGCCGGCGGGCAAAACGAAAGAAAACGGGCATGTAGGGTATTGTGCCGGGCAGCCTTCTCAAACGATTGGCAAGGACGTGAAAGTGTCTGGGCCAAGTTCTCGCGGTGTACCTCAAACAGATGAACCCCGTCTTGAGTCATCTCACGGCTTTGGGTGCCTTCAGCCCCGTGCGTGTGTCTCCGTGCGGGTGTCTCTTCGGCAAAACTGGAAGGGTCGGCTACCGCCGACCCTTCCAGTTTTTTGGCCTGTGTCAGTTCTCGGGAAGAGTTCGCCGTTCGTCTCGTGACAGCGCGGCGTTGATCGCCAAGCCGACGGCTACCTGCGAAGCGCCGATCAGGCGCGTGGCAAGGGGCCGCTCGGCGCACCACTCCATCAGGGGCTGCACGCCGGGCAGGGGCGCCCACCAGGTCAGGCTGTGTCCCACCGGGCGCACGACCGAGACCACCCCGTCGCCGATCAGGACGATGGACAGCAGTTCCAGCCAGCGTTTCGTCAATGTGTGCAACGTTCCTCCCTCGTCGGGTCGTGCGGCGCAAACGTTCACCCTAAGCCTGCCGCGTGACCCGTCAGGTGTTCAACTGTCGTGGCGGACGTCCTGATTGACTTCGTTGGGCCCGTCTGTCGGTCGTGAGACTTCCCGCACCACCAGACCGGCATCCTCGTTGTCGACGTTGCGAATCACGTCCGCCTGCGCGACCATGCCGACGACTGCCCCGTTCGCGCTCGTGACCGGCAGACGGCGCACTTTGGTTTCCTCCATCAGGCGGATGGCGTCCATCAGGTCCGCTTCGGGGGAGATGCTCACGACGGTGTCCGTCATGGCGTCCTGCGCGCAGCACTCCAGCGGATTTTTACCGGCGGCGACGGTACGGACGGTAATGTCGCGGTCGGTCACGACGCCAACGGCACGCATGTTGTCGTAATTCTCGACGACGGGAACGCTGCCGCAGTCGTACTCGACCATCATGGCCGCGACATCGCGCAAGTTGGTGTCCGGCGTGCAGCAGACGGGATCGTTGGTCATCACTTGCCTTACCTGCATGATCCACCTCCAGGCTTCAACCGTACCGGCCGAGCCTGAAACGCAGCATCGTGAAGGACCAAGAAGTCATCATGCAGCCGAACGCTGGCCGCCCGGCACCCGAGGGAACCTGGGCGCGACGGGGTGCGTGAGTTGGGGCCACGGTGCTACCTTGCCAGAGACCGAATATGACCAATACACCCCAAGCGACGCACGACTGGACGCACTTCGAACCCCGCTACCAAGCCTTGCGGGAACGCCCGCTCGACCCGGCGCAGGTGCCGGCCTTTTTGCGTGACTGGAGCGACCTCGAAAAGCTGGTTGGTGACACCGACATCACCCTGCGCCGCGCGCGTGACCGCAACACGGCCGATGTGCCCGCAGAAGAAGCCTACCTGAGCTTCGTGCGCGAGGTCCGCCCGAAAGTGCAGCAGGCCTCGCAGGAACTGAACCGGAAACTGCTGGCAGTGGAGGGCTACCAGCCCGGTGAGAACGAAGTGCTGATGCTGCGCAAGCTGCGCACGGACGCCGAACTTTACCGCGAGGAGAACGTCGAGCTGGAAGTGCGCATGACCAACCTCGTCAATGAGTACTACAAACTCACCGGTGGCCTGACCGTCACCCTGAACGGTGAGGAACTGACGCTGCCGCAGGCGCAGGTGAAGCTGCTCAGTCCTGACCGCGAGCTGCGTGAACGCACCTGGCGTGCCATGCAGGACGTGACTGCGCGCATCGCACCTGAACTCGACCGGATCTTTCTGGAGTTGCTCGCCTTGCGCCGTCAGGCCGCGCGAAACGCCGGTTTTGACAATTACCGCGATTATCGCTGGCTGCAGCTCAAACGTTTTCACTACACGCCAGGCGACAGTCAGCTGCTGCATCAGGCCATTCAGGCACACGTGGTTCCGCTCGTGTCACGCCGCAAGGAAGCGCACCGCCGACAGATGAACGTCGAGTCGCTGCGTCCCTGGGACCTGCGGGCCGATCCGCTCGGTCGGGAAGCCATTGCGGCCTTTGGCAGCATCGAGGAGCTTGAGGACGCCTCTTCGCGCATCTTTCACCGGCTCGCCCCAAAGCTGGGCGAGCAGTTCGACCTGATGCGCGAGCGCGGTTACCTGGACCTCGAATCCCGCAGGAACAAGGCGCCTGGCGCGTACTGCGCTTCTTTTCCCACGCAGGGCGTGCCTTTTTTGCACGGAAACTTCGTGGGCACGGTGCGCGACGCCTCGGTGCTGTTTCACGAGGCCGGACACGCCTTTCACGTCTTTGCTTCCAGCCGGCCTGACATCCTGGTGTTCGCGCGCCATCCCGGCGCGGAGTTCGCAGAAGTCGCGTCACAATCGATGGAACTGCTGACCCTGCCGTTCCTGTCGCGCGCTCAGGGCGGCTTGTACGACGAAGCGGATCTGCCGCGCGTACGCGAGGAGCAACTGGACAGCATCATCACCTTTCTGCCTTTCGCCGCAGTGCTCGACAGTTTTCAGCACTGGGTCTACACCGAAACCGGTGAGGATGTCTCGATTGGGCAACTGGACGCCAAGTGGCTCAGCCTGATGCGCGCCTACTTTCCGCACGTGAATTATGACGGGCTGGAAGGCTACATTCAGAAAGGCTGGCAGTACCTGCACCTGTACGGATACCCGCTGTACTATCTGGATTACGCCATCGCGTGGCTGGGGGCAATTCAGGTGTGGCGAGGTGCACTGGCCGATCAGCAGACGGCGCTGGAGCAGTACCTGTACGCCTTGTCGCTGGGCGGAACGCGTTCGCTGCCCGAACTCTTCGAGGTCGCCGGAACGACCCTGGCGTTCGACGAAGCGCACGTGGGCCGACTGATGGCATTCCTGGAAGAGCAATACCGCGCCTGAGTCAACACACGGGGGAGTGCCGCCGCGGCGCTCCCTTTCCGCCGGACCAGGTGCGCCGCAGGTCGTGCGGGGCGGATGTTGCGCGCACCCGATCATCAGGGCGCCCGGCATCAGGGTGCCCGGCAGGCTCCGGGTCTCTCTTCGCAGCTGACCTCCCTGATGACCGGGTGGCCTGATGACCAGGTGGACCGTCGTTGCCACGCGTCATGCCCCTGTCACGCCGGACCGCTCTAGCGGTCGGTAGAATCGTCGGGTGTTGACTTCATTTTGTGCTCCTCTGATGGAGGCGCCCGCTTGAAGCGCTACCTCGCCGTCGTCGCCGCACTGCTCGGGGTACTGATTTTGCTGTTCGTGATCTTCGAGGCCTTGCAGTTTCCCCTGCTGAGCGACCCGACGCCGTGGCTGCAACACGCGGGACCGGGTACGGCCCTGCTGGGCGTGGCGCTGCTGACCGTGGACGTGCTGGTGCCGGTTCCGTCGAATGTCGTGATGGTGGCGAACGGCGCACTGTTCGGCTTCGCCGTGGGTGCCTCGCTGTCGCTGACCGGCAGCCTGGGCGCGGGCGCCTTGAGTTTTGCCATCGGTCGCCGTGGTGGGCCGCTCGTGCAGCGGCTCGTTCCGAGGACTGCCCATGAGCGCGGTGAAGAACTGCTGCGCCGCTGGGGCGCCCTGGCCATCGTGGTGACACGGCCCCTGCCACTGCTGGCAGAGGTCGTGACCATCCTGGCGGGCACTTCGCATATGCCGTGGCGGACCGCGCTCGGCATGACCCTGCTGGGGTCCCTGCCGGCGGCGCTGCTGTACTCGCTGCTGGGCGTCGCGGCCTTGCAGCTTCCCTTGCCGCTGGTGGTGGCGCTGGTGTTGCCCGTGGCGGGGATCACCTGGCTGGTCGGA
The Deinococcus peraridilitoris DSM 19664 genome window above contains:
- a CDS encoding response regulator transcription factor, which gives rise to MKTVLVLDDNTQRRDMFTALLRDAGHRIRSAALTVNTLDTDADLVLLGADDQDSTAHQVFGQWRQVQVPVLLLTDLNGESCTLTFKDATGKKEVIGSCAASTLRARVEQLLKEEAVIRLGALALHPQRREARWRGQELKLNLQEFDILLKLVRQPGRALTREELSCDTTRGEIPKDTSRIDVNLMSLRRKLRKAGADGLVRSAGGLGFRLQIPVTP
- a CDS encoding family 1 glycosylhydrolase encodes the protein MNANPSQPPKEQRPLELWIGVECTLNRVQDRYLNQLTVCGHDRRQEDLTMLAGLGAKRIRYPVLWEQVAPERPDLLDWSWTDERLQMLRELNLQPIATLLHHGSGPTYTDMLDPEFPEKLAAYARQVAERYGWLTAYTPVNEPLTTARFSGLYGVWYPHHKSDESFVRMLLNECKGTVLAMRAIREVRPDAQLVQTDDLGKAHATPAMQHEADFQNERRWLAYDLLCGRVNEEHALWAYLLSSGATPEELAWFAQNPCPPDIVGVDYYVTSERFLDERKERYPAHQCGPTHADVEAVRVYQDLAGIEKLLREVWQRYEIPVAITEAHLGSTREEQLRWFDQFWQAAKRVRSEGADIRAVTSWAILGSFDWNTLHTEFKGHYEPGAFDVRGLSPRPTALAQLLRARASGVEPQHPVLASPGFWERPDRFFYPVVGASTPQAHTTGFARPLLILGEGRLSAALSALCFERGLTHRCLSKHELNVTDAAAVRTALRQFQPWAVVNAGAYGQIEEAQHQRRAFWQRHAVGLAVLARACAEHDIQLLTFSSDQVFAGDRHAPYEEHDPAGPLNVYGRTLLESERQALAFHPGTLIVRSSELFGASGEQDLLSKAVQVLRAGGAVSLDREHRFSPTYLPDLVHTSLDLLVDGERGTWHLVNRGETTWADFTRMVAEARGMSAQAVRGVHGTSIGWIAPRPRYSALGSVRGQVMPSLEHALERYLADAAD
- a CDS encoding CBS domain-containing protein, producing the protein MQVRQVMTNDPVCCTPDTNLRDVAAMMVEYDCGSVPVVENYDNMRAVGVVTDRDITVRTVAAGKNPLECCAQDAMTDTVVSISPEADLMDAIRLMEETKVRRLPVTSANGAVVGMVAQADVIRNVDNEDAGLVVREVSRPTDGPNEVNQDVRHDS
- a CDS encoding M3 family oligoendopeptidase: MTNTPQATHDWTHFEPRYQALRERPLDPAQVPAFLRDWSDLEKLVGDTDITLRRARDRNTADVPAEEAYLSFVREVRPKVQQASQELNRKLLAVEGYQPGENEVLMLRKLRTDAELYREENVELEVRMTNLVNEYYKLTGGLTVTLNGEELTLPQAQVKLLSPDRELRERTWRAMQDVTARIAPELDRIFLELLALRRQAARNAGFDNYRDYRWLQLKRFHYTPGDSQLLHQAIQAHVVPLVSRRKEAHRRQMNVESLRPWDLRADPLGREAIAAFGSIEELEDASSRIFHRLAPKLGEQFDLMRERGYLDLESRRNKAPGAYCASFPTQGVPFLHGNFVGTVRDASVLFHEAGHAFHVFASSRPDILVFARHPGAEFAEVASQSMELLTLPFLSRAQGGLYDEADLPRVREEQLDSIITFLPFAAVLDSFQHWVYTETGEDVSIGQLDAKWLSLMRAYFPHVNYDGLEGYIQKGWQYLHLYGYPLYYLDYAIAWLGAIQVWRGALADQQTALEQYLYALSLGGTRSLPELFEVAGTTLAFDEAHVGRLMAFLEEQYRA
- a CDS encoding TVP38/TMEM64 family protein, translating into MKRYLAVVAALLGVLILLFVIFEALQFPLLSDPTPWLQHAGPGTALLGVALLTVDVLVPVPSNVVMVANGALFGFAVGASLSLTGSLGAGALSFAIGRRGGPLVQRLVPRTAHERGEELLRRWGALAIVVTRPLPLLAEVVTILAGTSHMPWRTALGMTLLGSLPAALLYSLLGVAALQLPLPLVVALVLPVAGITWLVGWALTRRGIGTRY